The Scylla paramamosain isolate STU-SP2022 unplaced genomic scaffold, ASM3559412v1 Contig18, whole genome shotgun sequence genome includes a region encoding these proteins:
- the LOC135097372 gene encoding ubiquitin-like domain-containing CTD phosphatase 1 → MKVTVKWSGKEYEVEVEEDTMTVKEFKDAIEGLTGVMPHRQKLLNLKVKGKYPDDDTKMGAVGLKPGTKIMMIGSLESSVAEAQRIPENLPPVINDLDIEEEEVAIENRAEYLQKVQKRVKEYKVKLLNDMRPGKKLLVLDIDYTLFDHRSTAETGAELMRPYLHEFLTSAYKNYDIAIWSATSMKWIVEKMKLLGVSSHPNYKIAFYLDSLAMITVETQKYGVIEVKPLGVVWGKYRHYTQQNTIMFDDLRRNFLMNPQNGLKIRAFRQAHVNRLTDRELLRLASYLEDIAKVEDISALNHSKWEHYRKEGYN, encoded by the exons ATGAAGGTAACGGTGAAGTGGAGCGGGAAGGAGtacgaggtggaggtggaggaggacaccATGACCGTCAAGGAGTTCAAGGACGCCATTGAGGGTCTGACAGGAGTGATGCCACATAGGCAGAAGCTCCTCAACTTAAAGGTCAAAg GAAAGTATCCAgatgatgacacaaagatgGGAGCAGTTGGCCTCAAACCAGGGACCAAG ATCATGATGATTGGCTCCCTGGAGAGCAGTGTAGCGGAGGCCCAGCGCATCCCAGAGAACTTGCCGCCCGTCATCAATGACCTGgacattgaggaggaggaggtggccaTTGAGAACAGGGCCGAGTACTTACAGAAG GTTCAGAAGAGAGTCAAGGAGTACAAGGTAAAGCTTCTGAACGACATGCGGCCAGGGAAGAAGCTGCTGGTGCTGGACATTGACTACACACTCTTTGACCATCGCTCCACTGCCGAGACTGGAGCTGAGCTGATGAGGCCATATTTGCACGAATTCCTTACTTCGGCTTACAAG AATTACGACATAGCAATCTGGTCGGCCACGAGCATGAAGTGGATTGTGGAGAAGATGAAGCTACTTGGAGTGTCCAGCCACCCAAATTACAAGATTGCCTTCTACCTTGACTCCTTGGCCATGATCACCGTCGAGACTCAGAAATATGGTGTCATTGAG gTGAAGCCACTGGGTGTGGTGTGGGGCAAGTACAGACACTACACCCAGCAGAACACCATCATGTTTGACGACCTGCGCCGCAACTTCCTCATGAACCCGCAGAATGGCCTCAAGATCCGTGCATTCCGCCAGGCTCACGTGAACCGCCTGACGGATCGGGAGCTGCTGCGTCTGGCCTCCTATCTCGAGGACATTGCCAAGGTGGAGGACATCTCAGCCCTCAATCACAGCAAATGGGAGCACTACCGCAAGGAGGGGTACAACTGA
- the LOC135097370 gene encoding arrestin domain-containing protein 17-like, translating to MGFSTFLVVLDPELPVYVPGQAVNGYLKVSCHEEVSCRNITVTIKGQSKVHWSEKSGKSRRHYRAEELYFRHPVLVWSGEASGNNMSPGSFKFPFSFILPRDIPSSFMSHFGKVVYQVKAEADLPWNFDKSHKVFFSVNFMYDLNMDPLATIPMVIQKEDTLCCCCCAQGPIEMNMRAQRSGYVPGENIVVNGDVVNNSSSTVEYTEIKLIQVITYITKSKQKQTERTVQRVYHPLLGPGRRDEWASVPLPIPAVPASHLKHCNIITIDYIFVLLAKFGTCRTMKAKVPVILGSLPLQNTYSSFLIQPSAAEFGGTTMTIPTNHTPNHSPQHSPVVPPHSHLPSAPSLTASPYSGDPPPYTESFLPEEFRDVPPPSYASCVFGTANGGRLDDDAEDSDTGEFAPRYLTYRTQT from the exons ATGGGGTTCAGTACATTCTTGGTGGTGTTGGACCCTGAGCTGCCTGTCTATGTCCCAGGGCAGGCTGTCAATGGCTACCTCAAGGTGTCCTGTCATGAGGAAGTCTCCTGCAGAA ATATCACAGTCACTATCAAGGGGCAGTCCAAGGTGCACTGGTCAGAGAAGAGTGGCAAGAGCAGACGGCACTACCGAGCTGAGGAGCTGTACTTCAGACACCCTGTCCTTGTCTGGAGTGGTGAAg CCTCAGGTAACAACATGAGTCCCGGCAGCTTCaagtttcccttctccttcattctcccacGAGACATTCCGTCCTCCTTCATGTCACACTTTGGCAAGGTGGTGTACCAGGTGAAGGCAGAGGCTGACCTGCCCTGGAACTTTGACAAGAGCCACAAGGTGTTCTTCTCTGTCAATTTCATGTATGACCTCAATATGGATCCACTGGCCACG ATCCCTATGGTAATCCAGAAGGAAGACAccttgtgctgctgctgttgtgctCAGGGCCCAATAGAGATGAACATGCGGGCACAGCGCTCGGGGTATGTGCCTGGAGAGAACATCGTGGTGAATGGAGATGTGGTGAACAATTCAAGTTCTACTGTTGAATATACTGAGATTAAGCTGATTcag GTAATCACTTATATCACCAAGTCAAAgcagaagcagacagagaggACAGTGCAGAGAGTGTACCACCCTCTACTGGGACCCGGTAGGAGGGACGAGTGGGCCTCTGTGCCTCTGCCCATCCCTGCCGTGCCTGCCAGTCACCTGAAGCACTGCAACATTATAACCATTGATTACATCTTTGTG CTGCTGGCAAAGTTTGGGACTTGCAGGACAATGAAAGCCAAGGTGCCCGTGATCCTTGGCTCCTTGCCCCTACAGAACACgtactcctccttcctcatccagCCCAGTGCTGCTGAGTTTGGTGGAACCACCATGACAATCCCCACCAACCATACCCCCAACCACAGCCCTCAACACAGCCCTGTTGTCCCCCCACACTCACACCTGCCCTCAGCTCCCTCACTCACTGCGTCTCCATACAGTGGTGACCCACCTCCCTACACTGAAAGCTTCCTGCCCGAAGAGTTCCGTGATGTCC CCCCACCCTCCTATGCCTCCTGTGTGTTCGGCACTGCAAATGGTGGCAGACTGGACGATGACGCTGAGGACAGTGATACTGGGGAGTTTGCCCCTCGCTACCTTACCTACAGGACACAAACATAG